The following proteins are encoded in a genomic region of Arcobacter suis CECT 7833:
- a CDS encoding YceI family protein: MNFRKLVITSSLLASTLFAGTYTVDKSHSNVGFEVKHMMISNLKGKFDNFTGTFEYDEKTNTIKSLVGTIEVASINTDDKKRDDHLKGDDFFDITKYENITFKLEKIKDNKAFGKLTIHGITKDVELDFENNGTIKDPWGNTRVGLALSGKINRFDYGLKYNSVLEAGGVAVGEMVKLNIEIEGIKEK; the protein is encoded by the coding sequence ATGAATTTTAGAAAATTAGTTATTACAAGTTCACTTTTAGCTTCAACACTATTTGCAGGAACATATACTGTTGATAAATCACACTCAAATGTAGGATTTGAAGTTAAACATATGATGATTTCAAATTTGAAAGGAAAATTTGATAATTTTACTGGAACATTTGAATACGATGAAAAAACAAATACTATCAAGTCTTTAGTTGGAACTATTGAAGTTGCTTCAATTAATACAGATGATAAAAAAAGAGATGATCATTTAAAAGGTGATGATTTTTTTGATATAACAAAATATGAAAATATTACTTTTAAATTAGAAAAAATCAAAGATAACAAAGCCTTTGGAAAACTTACTATTCATGGAATTACAAAAGATGTTGAATTAGATTTTGAAAATAATGGAACAATAAAAGATCCATGGGGAAATACAAGAGTTGGTTTAGCATTAAGTGGAAAAATCAATAGATTTGATTATGGATTAAAATATAATTCTGTTTTAGAAGCAGGTGGAGTTGCTGTTGGTGAAATGGTGAAATTAAATATTGAAATCGAAGGTATTAAGGAAAAATAA